A single window of Helicobacter pylori NCTC 11637 = CCUG 17874 = ATCC 43504 = JCM 12093 DNA harbors:
- a CDS encoding potassium channel family protein, giving the protein MLEKLKFFKIKKDDEIQPEVNLNSEIYEQFKVFRLPLILIQLLVLLGTLGYFALENYSLMQAFFQTTYTMTATGFGALNESQFGPISIFLTSILMFFGAGIIAFSVAILVSVVNKGTLTRLIKEKGMIYKIARLKDHYVICYHNEYTIELSKQFRSAQIPFVVVDNDPSFEEEAIKHKYPYYIIGDPHTNLAMLKTHLSSARGVVALSKILPVNVALMVSVRLFEKELKRKPYYIIASAHSDEGLEKLKKLGADMVVSPTKLMAQRVSAMAVRPDMENILERFINKKDTLLDLEEVIVPKTSWLVLRKLKEAHFREIAKAFVIGITQKDGKYIPMPDGETIIASESKLLMVGTSEGVATCKQLIANHQRPKEVDYISL; this is encoded by the coding sequence TTGTTGGAAAAGTTGAAATTTTTTAAAATCAAAAAAGACGATGAAATTCAGCCAGAAGTCAATTTAAATTCTGAAATCTATGAGCAATTTAAGGTCTTTAGACTCCCGCTTATTTTAATCCAATTGCTTGTGCTTTTAGGCACTCTGGGATACTTCGCCCTAGAAAATTATAGCCTTATGCAAGCTTTCTTTCAAACGACTTACACCATGACAGCTACAGGGTTTGGCGCTTTAAATGAAAGCCAGTTTGGGCCTATAAGTATTTTTTTAACTTCCATTTTAATGTTTTTTGGGGCAGGAATTATTGCCTTTAGCGTGGCTATTTTAGTTAGCGTGGTCAATAAAGGCACGCTTACCAGATTGATTAAGGAGAAAGGTATGATTTACAAAATCGCGCGCCTTAAGGATCATTATGTGATTTGTTACCACAACGAATACACCATTGAATTGAGCAAGCAGTTCCGCTCCGCTCAAATCCCCTTTGTGGTCGTGGATAATGACCCCAGTTTTGAAGAAGAAGCCATTAAGCACAAATACCCCTACTATATCATAGGCGATCCGCACACCAATTTAGCCATGCTAAAAACCCACTTAAGCAGCGCTAGGGGCGTTGTGGCTTTGTCTAAGATTTTACCGGTGAATGTGGCGTTAATGGTGAGCGTGCGCTTGTTTGAAAAGGAATTAAAGCGCAAACCTTATTACATCATTGCGAGCGCGCATAGCGATGAAGGCTTAGAAAAATTAAAAAAATTAGGGGCTGATATGGTGGTTTCCCCTACAAAACTCATGGCGCAGAGAGTGAGCGCGATGGCGGTGCGTCCGGATATGGAAAATATCTTAGAGCGCTTTATCAATAAAAAAGACACGCTTTTAGACTTAGAGGAAGTGATTGTCCCTAAAACCAGCTGGCTTGTGTTAAGGAAATTAAAAGAAGCCCATTTTAGAGAGATCGCTAAAGCGTTTGTGATTGGTATCACTCAAAAAGATGGCAAATACATCCCCATGCCCGATGGAGAAACGATCATTGCAAGCGAATCTAAACTATTAATGGTTGGCACTTCAGAAGGCGTTGCGACCTGTAAGCAACTCATCGCTAACCATCAAAGACCCAAAGAAGTGGATTACATTTCATTGTGA
- the rpmB gene encoding 50S ribosomal protein L28, whose protein sequence is MAKRCALTFKGPMIGNHVSHANNKNKRRLLPNLRSIKIQLDDGTTKRIKVAASTLRTMRKGA, encoded by the coding sequence ATGGCAAAAAGATGCGCTTTAACTTTTAAAGGGCCTATGATAGGCAATCATGTCAGTCATGCGAACAACAAAAACAAACGCCGCTTACTCCCTAACTTGCGATCGATTAAGATCCAATTAGACGACGGCACGACTAAACGCATTAAAGTGGCTGCTTCCACTTTAAGAACCATGCGTAAAGGGGCTTAG
- a CDS encoding HpaA family protein encodes MERSLIFKKVRVYSKMLVALWLSSVLIGCAMNPSAETKTPNDAKNQVQTHERIQTSSEHVTPLDFNYPIHIVQAPQNHHIVGILAPRIQVSDNLKPYIDKFQDALINQIQTIFEKRGYQVLRFQDEKALNAQDKRKIFSVLDLKGWVGILEDLKMNLKDPNNPNLDTLVDQSSGSVWFNFYEPESNRVVHDFAVEVGTFQAMTYTYKHSNSGGLNSSNSIIHEDLEKNKEDAIHKILNRMYAVVMKKAVMELTEENIAKYRDAIDRMKGFKSSMPQKK; translated from the coding sequence ATGGAGCGTTCGCTTATTTTTAAAAAAGTTAGAGTTTATTCTAAAATGCTAGTGGCTTTATGGCTTTCAAGCGTATTGATTGGTTGTGCGATGAATCCAAGCGCTGAAACAAAAACACCAAATGATGCCAAAAATCAAGTTCAAACTCATGAAAGAATACAAACAAGCTCTGAACATGTTACGCCGCTAGATTTTAATTATCCGATACATATTGTTCAAGCCCCACAAAACCACCATATTGTAGGTATTTTAGCGCCGCGCATTCAAGTGAGCGATAATCTAAAACCCTATATTGATAAGTTTCAAGACGCTTTAATTAATCAAATCCAAACTATTTTTGAAAAAAGAGGCTATCAAGTGTTGCGTTTTCAAGATGAAAAGGCTTTAAATGCGCAAGATAAGAGAAAGATTTTTTCCGTTTTGGATTTGAAAGGGTGGGTAGGAATCTTAGAAGATTTGAAAATGAATTTAAAAGATCCCAATAATCCTAATTTAGACACGCTAGTGGATCAAAGCTCAGGCTCTGTGTGGTTTAATTTTTATGAGCCAGAAAGCAATCGTGTAGTCCATGATTTTGCTGTGGAAGTAGGGACTTTTCAGGCAATGACCTATACTTACAAACACAGTAATTCTGGAGGTCTTAATTCTTCAAACAGCATTATCCATGAAGATTTGGAAAAGAATAAAGAAGATGCGATACATAAGATCTTAAACAGAATGTATGCGGTTGTCATGAAAAAAGCTGTAATGGAACTTACAGAAGAAAATATTGCCAAATACCGAGACGCTATTGATAGAATGAAAGGCTTTAAAAGTTCTATGCCTCAAAAAAAGTAG
- the mraY gene encoding phospho-N-acetylmuramoyl-pentapeptide-transferase: MLYSLLYGYFNINLFQYLTFRAGLGFFIAFFLTLFLMPKFILWAKAKKANQPISSFVPSHQNKKDTPTMGGIVFVFATIVASVLCASLGNLYVLLGIIVLVGFSFVGFRDDYTKINQQNNAGMSAKMKFGMLFVLSLVVSVLLSLKGLDTFLYAPFLKNPLFEMPTILAVGFWVLVFLSTSNAVNLTDGLDGLASVPSIFTLLSLSIFVYVAGNAEFSKYLLYPKVIDVGELFVVSLALVGSLFGFLWYNCNPASVFMGDSGSLALGGFIAYNAIVSHNEILLVLMGSIFVVETLSVILQVGSYKTRKKRLFLMAPIHHHFEQKGWAENKVIVRFWIISMLSNLIALLSLKVR; this comes from the coding sequence ATGCTCTATTCTTTACTATATGGCTATTTTAATATCAATCTTTTCCAGTATTTGACTTTTAGAGCAGGGTTAGGGTTTTTCATAGCCTTTTTCCTCACGCTTTTTTTAATGCCTAAATTCATTCTATGGGCCAAGGCTAAAAAGGCTAACCAGCCCATTTCAAGCTTTGTGCCAAGCCACCAGAATAAAAAGGATACCCCTACGATGGGGGGGATTGTGTTTGTTTTTGCAACCATTGTTGCGAGCGTGTTGTGCGCGTCTTTGGGCAATCTTTATGTGTTGTTAGGGATAATCGTGTTAGTGGGCTTTAGTTTTGTGGGTTTTAGAGACGATTACACTAAAATCAACCAGCAAAATAACGCCGGAATGAGCGCGAAAATGAAATTTGGCATGCTGTTTGTCCTTTCGCTTGTAGTGTCTGTTTTATTGAGCCTTAAGGGGTTGGATACTTTTTTATACGCGCCTTTTTTGAAAAACCCTTTGTTTGAAATGCCCACGATTTTAGCGGTTGGTTTTTGGGTGTTGGTTTTTTTATCCACGAGCAATGCAGTGAATTTAACCGACGGGTTAGACGGCTTAGCGAGCGTGCCTAGCATTTTCACCCTCTTAAGCCTTTCTATCTTTGTGTATGTGGCAGGGAATGCGGAATTTTCTAAATACTTGCTCTATCCTAAAGTCATAGATGTGGGGGAATTGTTTGTTGTCTCGCTGGCGTTAGTGGGATCGCTCTTTGGCTTTTTGTGGTATAACTGCAACCCGGCAAGCGTGTTTATGGGCGATAGTGGGAGTTTGGCTTTGGGGGGGTTTATCGCTTATAACGCTATTGTTTCGCATAATGAAATCTTACTCGTTTTAATGGGATCTATTTTTGTGGTAGAAACTTTGTCTGTGATCTTGCAAGTAGGGAGTTATAAAACCCGTAAAAAACGCCTTTTTTTAATGGCGCCTATCCATCATCATTTTGAGCAAAAGGGCTGGGCAGAAAACAAGGTGATCGTGCGTTTTTGGATCATTTCTATGCTGAGTAATTTAATCGCTCTTTTAAGCTTGAAGGTGCGTTAA
- the murD gene encoding UDP-N-acetylmuramoyl-L-alanine--D-glutamate ligase, with amino-acid sequence MKISLLGHGKTTLALARFFKKNHNEVKFFDDQFTSFHKDEEGFLCYPSKDFNPNDSQLEVVSPGISFTHPLVIKAKHLVSEYDYIDSLFDLVFTPTIISISGTNGKTTTTEMLTMLLEDFKAVSGGNIGTPLIELFEKQSPLWVLETSSFSLHYTNKAHPLIYLLINVEADHLTWHCSFENYLNAKLKVLTLMPKTSLAILPLKFKEHPIIQNSQAQKIFFDKSEEILERLKIPSDALFFKGAFLLDAALALLIYEQFLKIKNLKWQDYKENALKRLNAFKIGSHKMEEFRDKEGRLWVDDSKATNIDATLQALKTFKNQKIHLILGGDIKGVNLTPLFEEFKNHEVSLYAIGSSAFIIQALALEFNVSCQVCLELEKAVQEIKSVLSQNEIALLSPSAASLDQFSSYKERGEKFKAFVLKD; translated from the coding sequence ATGAAAATCTCTTTATTGGGGCATGGCAAAACCACTCTAGCCCTAGCGCGTTTTTTTAAAAAAAACCATAACGAAGTCAAATTTTTTGATGATCAGTTCACTTCATTTCATAAGGATGAAGAGGGTTTTCTTTGCTACCCTAGTAAGGATTTTAACCCTAATGATTCCCAATTAGAGGTAGTCAGCCCTGGCATTAGTTTCACGCACCCTTTAGTCATAAAAGCCAAGCATTTAGTGAGCGAATACGATTATATTGACAGCTTGTTTGATTTGGTTTTCACGCCTACTATAATCAGTATTAGCGGCACTAACGGGAAAACCACCACGACCGAAATGCTCACCATGCTTTTAGAAGATTTTAAGGCTGTGAGTGGGGGGAATATTGGCACGCCCTTGATTGAATTGTTTGAAAAACAATCGCCCTTGTGGGTGCTAGAAACAAGCTCCTTTTCTTTGCATTACACTAATAAGGCTCACCCTTTAATCTACTTGCTCATCAATGTAGAAGCCGATCACTTGACTTGGCATTGCAGTTTTGAAAATTATTTGAACGCTAAACTCAAGGTTTTAACATTGATGCCTAAAACTTCGCTCGCTATCCTCCCTTTAAAATTCAAAGAACACCCCATTATTCAAAACTCGCAAGCGCAAAAAATCTTTTTTGACAAAAGCGAAGAGATTTTAGAGCGTTTAAAAATCCCTTCTGACGCCCTTTTTTTTAAGGGAGCGTTTTTATTAGACGCGGCCTTAGCCCTTTTAATTTATGAGCAATTTTTAAAAATAAAGAATTTAAAATGGCAAGATTATAAAGAAAACGCCCTTAAAAGGTTGAACGCTTTCAAAATCGGATCGCATAAAATGGAAGAATTTAGGGATAAAGAAGGGCGTTTGTGGGTAGATGACAGCAAGGCCACGAATATTGATGCCACCTTGCAAGCTCTAAAAACCTTTAAAAACCAAAAAATCCATTTGATTTTAGGGGGCGATATTAAAGGGGTCAATTTAACCCCCCTTTTTGAAGAATTTAAAAATCATGAAGTAAGCCTTTATGCGATAGGATCAAGCGCTTTTATCATCCAAGCCTTAGCGTTAGAATTTAATGTTTCTTGTCAGGTTTGTTTGGAGTTAGAAAAAGCGGTTCAAGAAATTAAAAGCGTTTTATCGCAAAATGAAATCGCTTTGCTTTCACCCAGCGCAGCCAGTTTGGATCAATTTTCTTCGTATAAAGAAAGGGGTGAAAAATTTAAAGCGTTTGTTTTGAAGGATTAA
- a CDS encoding DUF493 family protein has protein sequence MPSDLEKPTIIYPCLWDYRVIMTTKDTSALKELLETYQRPFKLEFKNTSKNAKFYSFNVSMEVLNEAERNEIFQKISQLDKVVQTL, from the coding sequence ATGCCGTCTGATTTAGAAAAACCCACTATTATTTACCCTTGCCTTTGGGATTATAGGGTGATTATGACCACTAAAGATACGAGTGCGTTAAAAGAGCTTTTAGAAACCTACCAACGCCCCTTTAAATTGGAATTTAAAAACACTTCTAAAAACGCTAAATTTTATAGCTTCAATGTTTCTATGGAAGTTTTAAATGAAGCAGAACGGAACGAGATTTTTCAAAAAATTTCACAATTAGACAAAGTGGTTCAAACGCTTTAA
- the ybgC gene encoding acyl-CoA thioesterase YbgC, with the protein MRCRVYYEDTDSEGVVYHANYLKYCERARSEFFFKQNVLPENEEGVFVIRSIKADFFTPASLGQVLEIRTQIKELRKVFVVLFQEIYCIQNASLEPMKPFKVFASEIKFGFVNRSTYSPIAIPKLFKELFNAV; encoded by the coding sequence ATGCGCTGTAGGGTATATTACGAAGATACCGACTCTGAAGGCGTGGTCTATCATGCGAATTATTTGAAATATTGCGAAAGGGCTAGGAGCGAGTTTTTTTTTAAACAGAATGTCTTGCCAGAAAATGAAGAAGGCGTGTTTGTTATCCGCTCTATCAAAGCGGATTTTTTCACCCCCGCAAGCCTTGGGCAGGTCTTAGAAATAAGAACGCAAATTAAAGAATTAAGAAAGGTTTTTGTGGTGCTTTTTCAAGAAATTTATTGCATCCAAAACGCTTCTTTAGAGCCTATGAAGCCTTTTAAAGTCTTTGCTTCAGAAATCAAGTTTGGCTTTGTCAATCGCTCCACATACAGCCCTATTGCCATTCCTAAATTGTTTAAGGAGCTGTTCAATGCCGTCTGA
- a CDS encoding sodium-dependent transporter encodes MGNHFSKLGFVLAALGSAIGLGHIWRFPYMTGVSGGGAFVLLFLFLSLSVGAAMFIAEMLLGQSTQKNVTEAFKELDLSPKKRWKYAGLLLISGPLILTFYSTILGWVLYYLVSISFNLPNNIQESEQIFNDTLQSIRLQSIGLFSVLLITGWIVSRGIKEGIEKLNLVLMPLLFATFFGLLFYAMSMDSFSKAFHFMFDFKPKDLTSQVFTYSLGQVFFSLSIGLGINITYAAVTDKTQNLLKSTIWVVLSGILISLVAGLMIFTFVFEYGANVSQGTGLIFTSLPVVFGQMGAIGVLVSILFLLALAFAGITSTVALLEPSVMYLTEKYQYSRFKVTWGLVALIFIVGVVLIFSLHKDYKDYLTFFEKSLFDWLDFASSTIIMPLGGMATFIFMGWVLKKEKLRLLSTHFLGPKLFATWYFLLKYITPLIVFSIWLSKIY; translated from the coding sequence ATGGGTAATCATTTTTCTAAATTAGGATTTGTTTTAGCGGCATTAGGGAGTGCGATAGGTTTAGGGCATATCTGGCGTTTCCCCTACATGACTGGGGTGAGTGGTGGGGGTGCTTTTGTTTTATTATTTTTATTTTTATCTTTAAGCGTTGGCGCGGCGATGTTTATCGCTGAAATGCTATTAGGACAAAGCACGCAAAAAAATGTAACAGAAGCTTTTAAAGAGCTTGACCTTAGCCCTAAAAAACGCTGGAAATACGCAGGGCTTTTGCTGATTTCTGGGCCTTTAATACTGACTTTTTATAGCACTATTTTAGGTTGGGTGCTTTATTATTTAGTGAGTATTAGTTTTAATTTGCCTAACAATATCCAAGAATCTGAACAAATCTTTAATGATACCTTACAATCCATTAGGTTACAATCCATAGGGCTTTTTAGCGTTTTATTGATAACCGGATGGATTGTTTCTAGGGGGATTAAAGAAGGCATTGAAAAGCTCAATTTGGTTTTAATGCCCTTACTCTTTGCTACTTTTTTTGGTTTGCTTTTTTATGCGATGAGCATGGATTCTTTTTCTAAAGCTTTTCATTTCATGTTTGATTTCAAACCAAAAGATTTGACCTCTCAAGTGTTCACTTATTCCTTGGGGCAGGTTTTCTTTTCTTTAAGCATAGGTTTAGGGATCAATATCACTTACGCTGCGGTTACGGATAAGACGCAGAATTTGCTTAAAAGCACGATTTGGGTAGTTTTATCAGGGATTTTGATTTCTCTTGTGGCAGGGCTTATGATTTTCACTTTTGTGTTTGAATATGGGGCGAATGTCTCACAAGGCACAGGGTTAATCTTCACTTCTTTACCGGTGGTTTTTGGCCAAATGGGAGCGATAGGCGTTCTTGTTTCAATTCTTTTCTTGCTCGCGCTCGCTTTTGCTGGCATCACTTCTACGGTGGCTTTATTAGAGCCAAGCGTGATGTATCTTACCGAAAAGTATCAATACTCTCGTTTTAAGGTTACTTGGGGTCTTGTAGCGCTAATTTTTATCGTAGGCGTGGTGTTGATTTTCTCGCTCCATAAGGATTATAAAGATTATCTCACTTTCTTTGAAAAAAGTCTTTTTGATTGGTTGGATTTTGCATCAAGCACCATTATCATGCCTTTAGGCGGGATGGCAACCTTTATTTTTATGGGCTGGGTTTTGAAAAAAGAAAAATTGCGTCTTTTAAGCACGCACTTTTTAGGCCCTAAATTGTTTGCAACTTGGTATTTCTTGCTTAAATACATCACCCCTTTAATTGTGTTTTCCATTTGGTTGAGCAAGATTTATTAA
- a CDS encoding sodium-dependent transporter, with protein MGKFSKLGFILATLGSSIGLGHIWRFPYMVGHNGGSAFVLLYLALTLSLGIAMLLVEMLIGNLGKKDVVSNYQILDPKRKKYYPFTSFFILGGPLILSFYAVVLGWVLYYLFVVTFDLPKDLEQAKMQFSMLQNGSLIWPVIGFSACLLPTIWFVSRGIEEGIEKLNVVLMPLLFVIFIGLLIYAMTLESMPKALRFLFNFEIQKIDFKVVMDALGQMFFSLSLGVGTIITYSAFTPKKENLFKSSLLIVLPGILISLIAGVMIFTFVFEYHADVSQGPGLVFISLPLTFAKMGMSGQIVSLFFFMALVFAGITSTVSLIEPLALYLINRFNFSRIQASLWIGVIVYVLGVLVILSMNERYAKFLSFAHKSVFGWLDFITSSFLMPLGGLFSVLFIGWILNKKRSFLATKHFFNANAFKAWHFSVRFIAPVVILAIFILQFK; from the coding sequence ATGGGAAAATTTTCTAAATTAGGCTTTATTTTAGCCACTTTGGGTAGCTCTATCGGTTTAGGGCATATTTGGCGTTTTCCTTATATGGTAGGTCATAATGGGGGGAGCGCGTTTGTGCTTTTATATCTAGCGCTAACCTTGAGTTTAGGCATTGCTATGCTTTTAGTGGAAATGCTGATTGGGAATTTGGGTAAAAAAGATGTTGTTTCTAATTATCAAATACTAGATCCCAAAAGGAAAAAATATTACCCTTTCACTTCTTTTTTTATTTTAGGCGGTCCTCTCATTTTATCCTTTTATGCGGTGGTGTTAGGTTGGGTGCTTTACTATCTTTTTGTAGTAACTTTTGATTTGCCTAAAGATTTAGAGCAAGCTAAAATGCAATTTAGCATGCTCCAAAATGGCAGTTTAATCTGGCCTGTTATTGGCTTTAGCGCATGTTTATTACCGACAATATGGTTTGTTTCTAGGGGGATTGAAGAGGGGATTGAAAAATTAAATGTCGTGCTGATGCCCTTATTGTTTGTGATTTTCATAGGGCTTTTAATCTATGCGATGACTTTAGAAAGCATGCCTAAAGCTTTGCGCTTTTTATTTAATTTTGAGATTCAAAAAATTGATTTTAAGGTTGTTATGGACGCTTTAGGGCAGATGTTCTTTTCTTTGAGTTTGGGGGTAGGCACGATCATTACTTATTCAGCTTTCACGCCCAAAAAAGAAAATCTATTCAAAAGCTCTTTATTGATTGTCTTGCCCGGTATTTTAATCTCTTTGATTGCTGGGGTGATGATTTTTACCTTTGTGTTTGAATACCATGCAGATGTGTCTCAAGGGCCAGGGCTTGTTTTTATTTCCTTACCTTTGACTTTCGCTAAAATGGGCATGAGCGGGCAGATTGTCTCGCTTTTTTTCTTTATGGCGCTTGTTTTTGCGGGGATCACTTCCACGGTTTCTTTGATAGAGCCTTTAGCGCTTTATCTCATCAATCGTTTTAATTTCTCGCGCATTCAAGCGTCGCTATGGATAGGAGTTATTGTGTATGTTTTAGGCGTTTTAGTCATTCTTTCTATGAATGAACGATACGCTAAGTTTTTGAGTTTTGCTCATAAGAGCGTGTTTGGGTGGCTGGATTTCATCACTTCTTCATTTTTAATGCCTTTGGGAGGCTTGTTTTCAGTCTTGTTTATAGGATGGATTTTAAATAAAAAGCGTTCTTTTTTAGCCACGAAGCATTTCTTTAACGCAAACGCTTTTAAAGCGTGGCATTTTAGCGTTCGTTTTATCGCGCCTGTAGTGATTTTAGCGATTTTCATCTTGCAATTTAAGTGA
- the dnaN gene encoding DNA polymerase III subunit beta translates to MKISVSKNDLENALRYLQAFLDKKDASSIASHIHLEVIKEKLFLKASDSDIGLKSYIFTQSSDKEGVGTINGKKFLDIISCLKDSNIVLETKDDSLVIKQNKSSFKLPMFDADEFPEFPVIDPKVSLEVNAPFLTDAFKKIAPVIEQTSHKRELAGILMQFDQKHQTLSVVGTDTKRLSYTQLEKVSIHSTEEDISCILPKRALLEILKLFYENFSFKSDGMLAVIENETHTFFTKLIDGNYPDYQKILPKEYTSSFTLGKEEFKESIKLCSSLSSTIKLTLEKNNALFESLDSEHSETAKTSVEIEKGLDIEKAFHLGVNAKFFLEALNALGTTQFVLKCNEPSSPFLIQEPLDEKQSHLNAKISTLMMPITL, encoded by the coding sequence ATGAAAATCAGTGTTAGTAAAAACGATTTAGAAAATGCTTTGCGCTACTTGCAAGCTTTTTTGGATAAAAAGGACGCTTCTTCTATCGCTTCACACATCCATTTAGAAGTCATTAAAGAAAAGCTTTTTTTAAAAGCCAGCGATTCAGATATTGGGCTAAAAAGCTATATTTTTACGCAATCTAGCGATAAAGAGGGCGTTGGCACGATCAACGGGAAAAAGTTTTTGGATATTATCTCATGTTTAAAAGACTCTAACATTGTTTTAGAGACTAAAGATGACAGCTTGGTGATCAAACAAAATAAAAGCTCTTTCAAACTCCCCATGTTTGACGCTGATGAGTTCCCTGAATTCCCTGTTATAGATCCCAAAGTGAGTTTGGAAGTCAATGCCCCCTTTTTAACAGATGCGTTTAAAAAGATCGCTCCTGTGATTGAGCAAACCAGCCATAAAAGGGAATTAGCCGGTATTTTAATGCAATTTGATCAAAAACATCAAACCCTTTCAGTAGTAGGCACGGATACCAAACGGCTCTCTTACACGCAGTTAGAAAAAGTCTCTATCCATTCCACTGAAGAAGACATCTCTTGTATTTTACCTAAAAGAGCTTTATTAGAAATCCTTAAGCTTTTTTATGAAAATTTCAGTTTTAAAAGCGATGGCATGTTAGCGGTAATTGAAAACGAAACGCACACTTTTTTCACCAAGCTTATTGATGGGAATTACCCTGATTATCAAAAAATCCTCCCTAAAGAATACACTTCTTCTTTCACTTTAGGCAAGGAAGAATTTAAAGAGAGCATTAAATTGTGCAGTTCTTTAAGCTCCACCATTAAACTCACTTTAGAAAAAAACAACGCTTTGTTTGAATCTTTGGATTCTGAGCATAGCGAAACGGCTAAAACCTCTGTTGAGATTGAAAAAGGTTTGGATATTGAAAAAGCCTTTCATTTGGGCGTGAACGCTAAATTTTTCCTTGAAGCCTTAAACGCTTTAGGGACAACGCAATTCGTTTTAAAATGCAATGAGCCTTCTTCGCCTTTTTTGATCCAAGAGCCTCTTGATGAAAAGCAAAGCCACTTGAACGCTAAAATTTCCACTTTGATGATGCCAATCACACTATAA